AGCCAGCGGTTTGGATGGTTGTATTGATCCAGTCCTGGTATTTAGATGTGAGTGTGCACACTCCAGGTTTGGTCTTGCGACCACATCCATACCATACATAGGACACGACTCTTACGCCTTTTAACAGGCAACAGCCGTCACCATCTGCAGGGCTCTCTTCGCGTACGGACTAGTACCGAGTTAACTCTCATTTTGGTTTGCATTGTTAGCGACAGCTGAAAACAGATGGCATACAGGGAGGGATTGGAAGAGCCCTGCTATAGAGGGCTACCTCGGTATCTACATTACTAAGGCTAAGGACTCCTTAAGAGAGTCATTGTTACCCCCGCCGTTTACCCGCGCTTCATTTAATTTCTTCACTTTGACATTCAGAGCACTGGGCAGAAATCACATCGCATCAACACCCACCTCGGGCCTTCTGCCTGTTCCCATAAACATTATTTGGTGATAGGCTTGTAGGCTATTTGGCACAcgtagggttaagtttaggtttatGTACTACTGCAAGAAAAACGTCAAGGTAGCCTATAGATATGAACTACACAATAATTATACATGTATGGATATTTTAAAGATTGTTTTCGCTTTATTCAAATCGCTcttatttaatgaccctaaacccgtCTGGATATAACCGCGGGGActgcgggttatgagtcaacACGCGCATCACTAGGACACGTGCAAGGTGACACAAGTATATGTATCTTATTAGCTGATGTGTAGTGAACGTTCTGGTACAAACAGTGGTAGCCCACATCTCCCAACTGGGTGCCACACATTGACCGTGGACGAGGTGAGTTTCCCCCTTACTATGTAAAGCGCTTTGAGTACATCCGTAGGCTGAAAGGCGCTATTTATAAATCCAATCCATCATTTgtgattgttgttgttattacttTAAATTAAAAACAACATTATTCTCAAATACATGTGGTGGGTCTCTCAATCTGTTTCTACACCTAATTTTGAATGAGAAATATCATGGATTATGTTTGGTGCAATTTATTGTTTATGAATTATCTCTGACCTGTATGTAGCAGCATAATGTCGTGGCGGTGGTCCGCAGCATTGTAGTAAGGATAAGGAACGTGCTCCTCCACATCTCTGACCTGTCTGTAAGCCTTCCCGGTTTCATTTACGAGGTGGACACCCAGATTGACCGTCTTTGTTCTAAAGACAATGTCCAGAATCCGATTCGTTAGACAATACATTCCTTAAAAAAAATTACATGGAGACGTGTTGGATACACTTGCTGCTCTGAATATACAGTCCAGGATAATTAGTATAGGATTCGGCCACAATACAGTTTGActtgattcatttcagctttgcataattattttattttttattaatacatATTTTCTCAGCaattaaacaaaaacaatattGCAAAAGatggacaaaaaaacatttaGTATTGTGACAACCTTCAAATGTGAGAACAAGCCCTCTTTTACTTGACAGTGGGCCGCAGTCAGGACCCATGATTCGTTGATGAGGATCAACGAATCATGGGATGAGGATCCCTCCACAGACTAGATCACCCTCCACAGACTAGATCACCTTTGCCGTTCTCCAATAGGGCCAGAGTGAGGCACCACCTCCACTCCACCAATGATCTTTGCACAATCACCTTCGAGGACATATGAAAGTATACATTGACGTGGATCAGTGAAGACAGGGAACATGGTACATACTGACAGACAATGAACATATACAGACACTGAGCACCAAGACAACGGAGAAGATCAGATATGATGGCGTgcatgtaccccacacatacatagGTACACAGAGACTCTTACCTGTGTGCAGATACAATGGGAGAATAGTGACGACCCAGAGACAGACGACTATGATGTGTGTCATGGTCGTGCCCTTCAGactcaaactcagtgcatctttgcttgacatcatgggaaaatcaaaagaaatcagccaagacctccttgggagcaatttccaaacacctgaaggtaccatgtacatctgtacaaacaatagtacgcaagtataaacaccatgggaccacacagccgtcataccgctcaggaaggagacgcgttctgtctcctagagatgaacgttctttggtgcaaaaagtgcaattcaaatcaaatcaaatcaaatcaaattttatttgtcacatacacatggttagcagatgttaatgcgagtgtagcgaaatgcttgtgcttctagttccgacaatgcagtaataacgagcaagtaatctaactaacaattccaaaaaaaactactgtcatacacagtgtaaggggataaagaatatgtacataaggatatatgaatgagtgatggtacagagcagcataggcaagatacagtagatgatatcgagtacagtatatacatatgagataagtatgtaaaccaagtggcatagttaaagtggctagtgatacatgtattacataaggatgcagtcgatgatatagagtacagtatcaacgtatgcatatgagatgaacaatgtagggtaagtaacaatatatgaggtagcattgtttaaagtggctagtgatatatttacatcatttcccatcgattcccatgattaaagtggctggagtagagtcagtgtcattgacagtgtgttggcagtagccactcaatgttagtggtggctgtttaacagtctgatggccttgagatagaagctgtttttcagtctctcggtcccagctttgatgcacctgtactgacctcgccttctggatggcagcggggtgaacaggcagtggctcgggtggttgatgtccttgatgatctttatggccttcctgtagcatcgggtggtgtaggtgtcctggagggcaggtagtttgcccccggtgatgcgttgtgcagacctcactaccctctggagagccttacggttgagggcggtgcagttgccataccaggcggtgatacagcccgccaggatgctctcgattgtgcatctgtagaagtttgtgagtgcttttggtgacaagccgaatttcttcagcctcctgaggttgaagaggcgctgctgcgccttcctcacgatgctgtctgtgtgagtggaccaattcagtttgtctgtgatgtgtatgccgaggaacttaaaacttgctaccctctccactactgttccatcgatgtggatgggggtgttccctctgctgtttcctgaagtccacaatcatctccttagttttgttgatgttgagtgtgaggttattttcctgacaccacactccgagggccctcacctcctccctgtaggccgtctcgtcgttgttggtaatcaagcctaccactgttgtgtcgtccgcaaacttgatgattgagttggaggcgtgcatggccacgcagtcgtgggtgaacagggagtacaggagagggctcagaacgcacccttgtggggccccagtgttgaggatcagcggggaggagatgttgttgcctaccctcaccacctgggggcggcccgtcaggaagtccagtacccagttgcacagggcggggtcgagacccagggtctcgagcttgatgacgagcttggagggtactatggtgttgaatgccgagctgtagtcgatgaacagcattctcacataggtattcctcttgtccagatgggttagggcagtgtgcagtgtggttgagattgcatcgtctgtggacctatttgggcggtaagcaaattggagtgggtcaagggtgtcaggtagggtggaggtgatatggtccttgactagtctctcaaagcacttcatgatgacggatgtgagtgctacggggcggtagtcgtttagctcagttaccttagctttcttgggaacaggaacaatggtggccctcttgaagcatgtgggaacagcagactggtatagggattgattgaatatgtccgtaaacacaccggccagctggtctgcgcatgctctgagggcgcggctggggatgccgtctgggcctgcagccttgcgagggttaacacgtttaaatgtcttactcacttcggctgcagtgaaggagagaccgcatgtttccgttgcaggccgtgtcagtggcactgtattgtcctcaaagcgggcaaaaagttatttagtctgcctgggagcaagacatcctggtccgtgactgggctgggtttcttcctgtagtccgtgattgactgtagaccctgccacatgcctcttgtgtctgagccgttgaattgagattctactttgtctctgtactggcgcttagcttgtttgatagccttgcggagggaatagctgcactgtttgtattcagccatgttaccagacaccttgccctgattaaaagcagtggttcgtgccttcagtttcacacgaatgctgccatcaatccacggtttctggttagggaatgttttaatcgttgctatgggaacgacatcttcaacgcacgttctaatgaactcgcacaccgtatcagcgtattcgtcaatgttgttgtctgacgcaatacgaaacatctcccagtccacgtgatggaagcagtcttggagtgtggagtcagcttggtcggaccagcgttggacagacctcagcgtgggagcttcttgttttagtttctgtctgtaggcagggatcagcaaaatggagtcgtggtcagcttttccgaaaggggggcggggcagggccttatatgcgtcgcggaagttagagtaacaatgatccagggtctttccacccctggttgcgcaatcgatatgctgataaaatttagggagtcttgttttcagattagccttgttaaaatccccagctacaatgaatgcagcctccggataaatcgtttccagtttgcagagagttaaataaagttcgttcagagccatcgatgtgtctgcttggggggatatatacggctgtgattataatcgaagagaattctcttggtagataatgcggtctacatttgattgtgaggaattctaaatcaggtgaacagaaggatttgagttcctgtatgtttctttcatcacaccatgtcacgttggccataagacatacgcccctgcccctcttcttaccagaaagatgtttgtttctgtcggcgcgatgcgtggagaaacccgctggctgcaccgcttcggattgcgtctctccagtgagccatgtttccgtgaagcagagaacgttacagtctctgatgtccctctggaatgctacccttgctcggatttcatcaaccttgttgtcaagagactggacattggcaagaagaatgctagggagtggtgcacgatgtgcccgtctccggagtctgaccagaagaccgcttcgtttccctctttttctgagtcgttttttttttttggtcactgcatgtgatccactcggttacactggttgtaaggcagaacacaggatccgcgtcgcgaaaaacatattcttggtcgtactgatggagagttgacgctgatcttatattcagtagttcttgtcggctgtatgtaaagaaacctaagatgacctggggtactagtgtaagaaataacacgtaaaaaaacaaaaaactgcatagtttcctagaacgcgaagcgaggcggccatctctgtcggcgccggcaATCATTGTCCAGAACAACatcgaaggaccttgtgaagatgctggaggaaacggttacaaaagtatctatatccacagtaaaacgtgtcctatatcgatataacctggaaggccgctcagcaaggaagaaccaatggccactgctccaaaaccactgtAAACACAAGCATTAACAAACcgataccaacacacacacacactcctggaaATACATAATCTGACAAAGATCTAGGTCAAGGTTTAACCTGTAAAGGGTAAAGGTTAAGCCTTATCTATTCTATCGATCACCATAACACAATGGATAAGCACTCTGTTCAAAGTTATTTTGTGGTACCCAGTCCAACAACAACATGTCCTGTTCTCTAGAATCAGACCATACCCAGTCCAACAACATGTCCTGTTCTCTAGAATCAGACCATACCcagtccaacaacaacaacatgtcctGTTCTCTAGAATCAGACCATACCCAGTCCAACAACAACACGTCCTGTTCTCTAGAATCAGACCATACCCAGTCCAACAACAACATGTCCTGTTCTCTAGAATCAGACCATACCCAGTCCAACAACAACATGTCCTGTTCTCTAGAATCAGATCATACCCAGTCCAACAACATGCCCTGTTCTCTAGAATCAGATCATACCCAGTCCAACAACATGCCCTGTTCTCTAGAATCAGATCATACCCAGTCCAACAACATGTCCTGTTCTCTAGAATCAGATCATACCCAGTCCAACAACATGCCCTGTTCTCTAGAATCAGATCATACCCAGTCCAACAACAACATGTCCTGTTCTCTAGAATCAGACCATACCCAGTCCAACAACAACATGTCCTGTTCTCTAGAATCAGATCATACCCAGTCCAACAACATGCCCTGTTCTCTAGAATCAGATCATACCCAGTCCAACAACATGTCCTGTTCTCTAGAATCAGATCATACCCAGTCCAACAACATGCCCTGTTCTCTAGAATCAGATCATACCCAGTCCAACAACAACATGTCCTGTTCTCTAGAATCAGACCATACCCAGTCCAACAACAACATGTCCTGTTCTCTAGAATCAGACCATACTCAGTCCAACAACATGCCCTGTTCTCTAGAATCAGACCATACCCAGTCCAACAACATGCCCTGTTCTCTAGAATCAGACCATACTCAGTCCAACAACAACATGTCCTGTTCTCTAGAATCAGACCATACTCAGTCCAACAACAACATGTCCTGTTCTCTAGAATCAGACCATACCCAGTCCAACAACAACATGTCCTGTTCTCTAGAATCAGACCATACCCAGTCCAACAACAACATGTCCTGTTCTCTAGAATCAGACCATACCCAGTCCAACAACAACATGTCCTGTTCTCTAGAATCAGACCATACCCAGTCCAACAACAACACGTCCTGTTCTCTAGAATCAGACCATACCCAGTCCAACAACAACATGTCCTGTTCTCTAGAATCAGACCATACCCAGTCCAACAACAACATGTCCTGTTCTCTAGAATCAGACCATACTCAGTCCAACAACAACACGTCCTGTTCTCTAGAATCAGACCATACCCAGTCCAACAACAACACGTCCTGTTCTCTAGAATCAGACCATACCCAGTCCAACAACAACATGTCCTGTTCTCTAGAATCAGACCATACCCAGTCCAACAACAACATGTCCTGTTCTCTAGAATCAGACCATACCCAGTCCAACAACAACATGTCCTGTTCTCTAGAATCAGATCATACCCAGTCCAACAACATGTCCTGTTCTCTAGAATCAGATCATACCCAGTCCAACAACAACATGTCCTGTTCTCTAGAATCAGATCATACCCAGTCCAACAACAACATGTCCTGTTCTCTAGAATCAGATCATACCCAGTCCAACAACAACATGTCCTGTTCTCTAGAATCAGACCATACCCAGTCCAACAACAACATGTCCTGTTCTCTAGAATCAGACCATACCCAGTCCAACAACAACACGTCCTGTTCTCTAGAATCAGACCATACCCAGTCCAACAACATGTCCTGTTCTCTAGAATCAGACCATACCCAGTCCAACAACAACATGTCTTGTTCTCTAGAATCAGACCATACCCAGTCCAACAACAACACGTCCTGTTCTCTAGAATCAGACCATACCCAGTCCAACAACATGTCCTGTTCTCTAGAATCAGACCATACCCAGTCCAACAACAACATGTCTTGTTCTCTAGAATCAGACCATACCCAGTCCAACAACAACACGTCCTGTTCTCTAGAATCAGATCATACCTAGTCCAACAACAACACGTCCTGTTCTCTAGAATCAGACCATACCCAGTCCAACAACAACACGTCCTGTTCTCTAGAATCAGACCATACCCAGTCCAACAACAACATGTCCTGTTCTCTAGAATCAGACGATACCCAGTCCAACAACAACACGTTCTGTTCTCTAGAATCAGACCATACCCAGTCCAACAACAACACGTCCTGTTCTCTAGAATCAGACCATACCCAGTCCAACAACAACACGTCCTGTTCTCTAGAATCAGACCATACCCAGTCCAACAACAACACGTCCTGTTCTCTAGAATCAGACCATACCCAGTCCAACAACAACACGTCCTGTTCTCTAGAATCAGACCATACCCAGTCCAACAACAACATGTCCTGTTCTCTAGAATCAGACCATACCCAGTCCAACAACCACATGTCCTGTTCTCTAGAATCAGATCATACCCAGTCCAACAACAACATGTCCTGTTCTCTAGAATCAGATCATACCCAGTCCAACAACAACATGTCCTGTTCTCTAGAATCAGACCATACCCAGTCCAACAACAACACGTCCTGTTCTCTAGAATCAGACCATACCCAGTCCAACAACATGTCCTGTTCTCTAGAATCAGACCATACCCAGTCCAACAACAACATG
This window of the Oncorhynchus tshawytscha isolate Ot180627B linkage group LG12, Otsh_v2.0, whole genome shotgun sequence genome carries:
- the LOC121847889 gene encoding GATA zinc finger domain-containing protein 14-like; the protein is MSCSLESDHTQSNNMSCSLESDHTQSNNNNMSCSLESDHTQSNNNTSCSLESDHTQSNNNMSCSLESDHTQSNNNMSCSLESDHTQSNNMPCSLESDHTQSNNMPCSLESDHTQSNNMSCSLESDHTQSNNMPCSLESDHTQSNNNMSCSLESDHTQSNNNMSCSLESDHTQSNNMPCSLESDHTQSNNMSCSLESDHTQSNNMPCSLESDHTQSNNNMSCSLESDHTQSNNNMSCSLESDHTQSNNMPCSLESDHTQSNNMPCSLESDHTQSNNNMSCSLESDHTQSNNNMSCSLESDHTQSNNNMSCSLESDHTQSNNNMSCSLESDHTQSNNNMSCSLESDHTQSNNNTSCSLESDHTQSNNNMSCSLESDHTQSNNNMSCSLESDHTQSNNNTSCSLESDHTQSNNNTSCSLESDHTQSNNNMSCSLESDHTQSNNNMSCSLESDHTQSNNNMSCSLESDHTQSNNMSCSLESDHTQSNNNMSCSLESDHTQSNNNMSCSLESDHTQSNNNMSCSLESDHTQSNNNMSCSLESDHTQSNNNTSCSLESDHTQSNNMSCSLESDHTQSNNNMSCSLESDHTQSNNNTSCSLESDHTQSNNMSCSLESDHTQSNNNMSCSLESDHTQSNNNTSCSLESDHT